In Struthio camelus isolate bStrCam1 chromosome 20, bStrCam1.hap1, whole genome shotgun sequence, the DNA window aggggaaaaaaaaaaatccatcctgtGCAGCATGGCAATCATTAATCTTCTTGGAAGATGTTTGTGCATATGATGAGGAAAATCCCCATGAACATTTGTGAGTGAATACTAATACAACAGTGACCCAtctcttgcactttttttttgaaaagaaagagaaaaaagaaagaaaagtatgcTGTTTTTTTCAGCATAATTGTATTTGCCAAGCGGTGGTGCAGAAGTGAAGGAGTGAAACTTGGGCACCCGCGCCTAATAATTTGAATAAATTCAGAACTGCCAAAATGTTAAAGTGACCGAAACTGAAAAATCCACAGCGAGATTGTAACTATTGCACTGAAAAGCAGGCTGAGATCCCACCTCTCCTGCAAGACCcctctttttctgcagagctgcccttGCAAAGGGGTGAGTGGCGGCGTTCCTGCGGCCGCCCAGGTCGCGCGCGTCTGGCTCCCCGGTGGATCTCCCGCGTCGCCTCGCGCGCAGACAAACGCCGTCGCTGTTCCCAGCCGCAGGTCCCCGTGTCCCGCGATGTGGCTCCCACTtaccagcagcagggccaggcggCCCGGCCGGGAGCAGGTCTGGCTGCTGGGCGGCTGGCAGCGCTGGCTCAGCCACTCCATCCTCATCGCGCCGGGCGAGAGCCGCCGTCCTGCGCCGTCCCGCCACCTGCGCTGctgggagcgcggccggggctggcTGGGAAGGCTGGCCGCAGCCAGCACagactcctcctcctcttcctccccggcTGGCACAGGGCTCGCCAGTCGGCTGGATGTCCGCCGGCAtcacggccgcctccagccctgtcccctccctgcagagcGGGGCCAAGCAGGTGCCGGGGCCTGGCAGAGCCAAACGCGGGGTCTGGCCCATAGCAAGTCCAAACACACACTCCTAATAGCGCTGGTGCTGTTCCCCAAACTACCTGCCCCAAAATCTGCTGGAGAAATAAATCTGTTCCTCCCAGGGGGTGCTCCGAGACACCTGGCGATCGCCATTCAGCATCGGTGCCTTAATTTTCCCATCGGTAAAAtcgcttttttcccctcagaccTCATATTATTGCAGCTTTGTAATCTTTGTGTAGCAACTGCTAGCAAGCCGATAAACTCGGTTATGCTGTTTGGCCCTAAAACGTTTAACAATATTCCTTTAAGCGATCTGGTGCAGAGGAACAAAGAGGGCCGTTCTTTCTCAAAATATAACTTCGTTACGTTCCTGCCAGTTCTCGTAAGCTATTAGGAGGATGTATTCACCACGGCATTTCTGGTGCCTGGATTTAGATCAAAACGTCTGACAGTCGTACTCCTGCTTTGCGTCCCCGCGGACAGCCGCCACCAGGCAGCGGAAGGCGGCCAGAGCCGCGCCGTTTCGGTGACGTCGGGGAGACATTAAACACCGCAGAGCGCTCAGAGTGCCTTGCGGCACGGACAGAGGCCGGTATGTGCCAAATTCAACCATCTTCCTCCCTGTCTGTGGACTgaactatttttcttctgctgctataAACCAAACCCGGTGCTTCTCAGCCGGTGCGGCCTGCCCACGCCGGGACGGAGCTGTCGCGGTGACGCTGCACTTCCAAGGCAGCGACTCCGGAGCGGTGTCCAGGGTCGAGGCGACCGGAGGGGCGGCGAGACATCTGctcgctgggggggggggggggtcaagcgGGGAACCGCGCTGGGGGGCTGCGGGAACCGTTTGGCTCCGCTGAATTTTTCCAGACCCTTGGGAGCTTTGCTGACGAGAGGAAGGTGGCTGTGCCCGTGCCTCCCGCGATAACCGCCTGAGGTGTTAAAAAACTCCCCGCCTGGGACATGGCCGCCTCCTCCCGGGCCTCAGCACCGCctcccccccagctcctccaAAAAGCGAAACGGAGCTGCGGAGCGCGCAGGCCCTCGGCGCAGGAAggcccagccccgctggaagcgCTCCCCTGCTCCTCGGGGCCTGACCTCGGGGCTGCCGGCGCATTTCAACCCCCCACCCCGACAGCAACGCTCCTTCCCCCGACGGAAAAAACCGTTGAGGGGCGGCTCCCCCTCGCGCCCCGCCCCTTTCTGCCCCGCCCCTCCGTGCGGCCCTTCCAATCAGAGCGGGGCCAaggagggaggggcggggctcgGCCGCCATTTTGTCGGCGGAGGCGGCGGACGCGAAAGGAACCCCCTGGTTACGGCGCGGCGGTTGCGCGGgggaggtggtggcggcggcggcggcagtgccAAGATGGCGGAGGCGGCTGTGGCGGAGCTGCTGGAGCGGGCGTGCCGGCCCGAGGCGCCCCTGGAGGAGCTGCGGGCCCTGCGGCTGGCCGCGCAGGCCGTgccgccggccgccctccgcccctgcCTGCGCGACGCCCATTTGGGCGCGCTCTTCGGCCTCCTCAGCGCCGGTGACCGGTGAGCGCGGGCCTGGCCTaggccggccccggcgcctcccctctgccttccccatggCGCTCTTCCTCTCCCCTGTCGCTTTTCCTGCCCTTCTGGGAGCGGGGCCGGCACGGCTGAGGGCCTCGGCCGTGTCTCCCTCCTCAGGGTGTCCGTGTCCCTCTCAGGGAGCAGGTGTCTGCGTGTGTCGCCATCCTGGAGCGGCTGCTACAGGCCCTGGACCCCCTCCACCTCATCCGGAACCTCCGAGAGGAGCTTCAGAAAGGCCTTTTCCATCCTGACGACTCCGTGAAAATCCTCACCATATCTCAGGTATGGTTTCCTGTCCCTGGCCTTCCAGCTCGGCCAGGGCTCCCTCTTGGGTCAGGCTGGGATAGTTCAGTCTCTTACTGGTACTTTTTTACTATGAACTATGAAAAAAGCACTGTATTAAGTGTTTGTATGGGCTCCTGCAATTTTGGGCACCTACTGTGCAATATGTAGGTATATAGTACTTAATGGTGTGACTGGTAAATATAGTATGTAAAACTGTGTCTTGACACAGGTAACGTGTAAATTGATCTTCTGTGTGTCATGGACTCTAGTTCTTTGTAAAATGCTCTTAGCCAGCACTGGCAGCAGGTGCTGCAGGAATTAAATACAACAACAGTTTTGCTGTTCGGGATGCTTTGAACAATattgtgaaaatactgaaaaggagTAGACTGTTTCTAGTAACTTGGTATTTGTTGCCTTAGTTTAAAGGAACAGAACTGAGGAATAATGTAgtttggaagggagctctgggggTGTTGGATCCAACCCCCagctcaaagcagagccagcttACAGCAGACTGCTCAGGGCGTTATCCCGTT includes these proteins:
- the CUTA gene encoding protein CutA isoform X2, whose product is MGQTPRLALPGPGTCLAPLCREGTGLEAAVMPADIQPTGEPCASRGGRGGGVCAGCGQPSQPAPAALPAAQVAGRRRTAALARRDEDGVAEPALPAAQQPDLLPAGPPGPAAGKWEPHRGTRGPAAGNSDGVCLRARRRGRSTGEPDARDLGGRRNAATHPFARAALQKKRGLAGEVMALSLLMYPVLKTLALQLHSAVTGSYVSGTHSIAFINCLNEQIAKDIARAIMDKKLAANVNILPKTSALYFWKGEIEESTEILLLVKTRTSKIGELSNYVRSIHPFEIPEIISLPIDQGNPLYLKWIEESIPRD
- the CUTA gene encoding protein CutA isoform X1; the encoded protein is MGQTPRLALPGPGTCLAPLCREGTGLEAAVMPADIQPTGEPCASRGGRGGGVCAGCGQPSQPAPAALPAAQVAGRRRTAALARRDEDGVAEPALPAAQQPDLLPAGPPGPAAGKWEPHRGTRGPAAGNSDGVCLRARRRGRSTGEPDARDLGGRRNAATHPFARAALQKKRGLAGEVMALSLLMYPVLKTLALQLHSAVTGSYVSGTHSIAFINCLNEQIAKDIARYFWKGEIEESTEILLLVKTRTSKIGELSNYVRSIHPFEIPEIISLPIDQGNPLYLKWIEESIPRD